The following are encoded in a window of Sutcliffiella horikoshii genomic DNA:
- a CDS encoding McrB family protein codes for MNKVWENDLVGVLADVDQSELLYRDSILINKQDSLQFFVRIISQPAESFPNVKAVTGFYSDLEKWGFEDDYLQPEFIRKEKLREWLDDRLLIFKVEKRIRYNHEEVYNMFGVRVMPKLPSYEKDLKLIPVPIFSKKVNGMEQVEFISRLVEKKFVGRIAEVSHETNDTPPIVLWKEETEEDEQFTVYGVFEKHQYAHGGFNFELRDELKGLDLEEEWLDECYLTDESPNVAFLPIGFYQELLNRLEEQEVVQVSSEFARENYPQETGSGSASLEQQASPDIQSSRQEVAVTVMEKPTSENNVLATKENEKEQEFLELLYSHTQDAGLIYRKENLINFHTSMKSSSLVILSGMSGTGKTKLVELYSQSLGLKGEQLTVIPVSPSWTSDSDLIGYADTLNMVYRPGDSGLINALRKAEDDKDKLYIICFDEMNLARVEHYFSQFLSILEMDHGKRVLRLYNDDLESRLYNSAQYPPTIVIRENVLFVGTVNMDESTYHFSDKVLDRANVLSLDVMPFTEMKQLPEKKKGMVARADEVDYDTFESFQYKNRSLCLQDDELALLWEIHQMMQNVNKQVGVGPRIVKQINQYLGNLPVQDYILREDAFDLQVVQRVLTKVRGSEDQLRDLLGRYNREKDTVEGSSIIRLFDRYTSVSIFKESRNVIKQKAKELKYNGYTM; via the coding sequence ATGAATAAGGTTTGGGAGAATGACTTAGTTGGTGTGCTGGCAGATGTGGATCAAAGTGAGCTACTTTACAGGGACTCCATTTTAATAAATAAGCAGGACAGTCTCCAGTTTTTTGTCCGAATCATTTCACAGCCTGCCGAAAGCTTTCCGAATGTCAAAGCGGTAACAGGATTCTATTCGGATTTGGAGAAATGGGGATTTGAAGATGATTATTTGCAGCCGGAATTTATTCGGAAAGAAAAATTACGCGAATGGTTGGATGATCGGCTGTTAATTTTCAAGGTGGAAAAACGCATTCGTTACAATCATGAAGAAGTGTATAACATGTTCGGTGTGAGGGTGATGCCAAAGCTGCCAAGTTATGAAAAAGATTTGAAGCTGATTCCTGTTCCTATTTTCAGCAAAAAAGTAAATGGGATGGAGCAGGTTGAATTCATTTCAAGGCTTGTAGAGAAGAAATTTGTCGGCCGCATTGCAGAAGTGTCGCATGAGACGAATGATACCCCTCCGATTGTGCTTTGGAAGGAAGAAACGGAAGAGGATGAACAATTTACCGTGTACGGCGTGTTTGAAAAACATCAATATGCGCATGGTGGTTTCAACTTTGAATTGCGGGATGAGTTGAAAGGGTTGGACTTGGAGGAAGAGTGGCTTGATGAGTGCTACCTCACGGATGAAAGTCCAAATGTTGCATTTTTGCCAATTGGGTTTTATCAAGAGTTATTGAATCGTTTAGAAGAACAAGAGGTGGTACAGGTATCTAGCGAGTTTGCTAGAGAAAATTACCCGCAAGAGACGGGGAGCGGGTCAGCTTCCTTAGAGCAGCAAGCCTCACCGGACATTCAAAGCAGCAGGCAAGAAGTTGCCGTTACGGTGATGGAAAAGCCGACAAGCGAAAATAATGTATTGGCAACAAAGGAAAACGAAAAGGAACAGGAGTTTTTGGAGCTTCTATACAGTCATACGCAGGATGCCGGACTCATCTATCGAAAAGAAAACTTGATTAATTTTCATACTTCCATGAAGTCATCCTCACTTGTGATCTTGTCAGGGATGAGCGGAACGGGGAAAACGAAGCTGGTGGAGTTGTACAGTCAGTCACTCGGGTTAAAAGGAGAGCAGCTTACAGTCATTCCGGTAAGTCCGTCCTGGACGTCGGATTCTGATCTAATCGGTTATGCGGACACGCTGAATATGGTGTACCGTCCTGGGGATTCCGGGCTGATTAATGCCCTTCGAAAAGCGGAAGATGATAAGGATAAGCTTTATATTATCTGCTTTGATGAGATGAATCTGGCAAGGGTGGAGCATTATTTTTCTCAGTTTTTATCGATTTTGGAAATGGATCATGGGAAGCGTGTGTTGAGACTGTATAACGATGATTTAGAGAGCAGGTTGTATAATTCCGCTCAATATCCGCCGACCATTGTAATCCGCGAGAACGTCTTGTTTGTCGGAACCGTCAATATGGATGAGTCGACTTATCACTTTTCCGATAAGGTGTTGGACCGGGCAAATGTGTTGTCTCTTGATGTGATGCCATTCACGGAGATGAAACAGCTTCCAGAGAAGAAAAAAGGAATGGTCGCGCGGGCCGATGAAGTCGATTATGACACGTTTGAATCTTTTCAATATAAAAATAGAAGTTTATGCCTTCAAGATGATGAACTTGCATTGTTATGGGAGATTCATCAAATGATGCAGAATGTGAACAAGCAGGTGGGGGTAGGTCCGCGGATTGTGAAGCAGATTAATCAGTATTTGGGCAATCTTCCGGTGCAGGACTATATTTTACGGGAGGATGCCTTTGATCTCCAAGTTGTCCAGCGTGTTCTGACGAAGGTGAGAGGGTCTGAAGATCAGCTAAGGGATTTGCTTGGCCGCTATAACCGGGAAAAGGATACCGTGGAAGGTAGTTCGATTATTCGGTTATTTGACCGCTATACAAGTGTTTCGATTTTCAAGGAAAGCAGAAATGTCATCAAACAAAAAGCGAAAGAGCTGAAATATAATGGATACACCATGTAG
- a CDS encoding DUF2357 domain-containing protein: MDTPCSTQPFSVIFTHVFQNGSREDTEVQSFVEHLSDWDESVHVYTAIRENVNLELRFRCEDQGARCYMDGFDGLGDNRLLVDQESEENYLGCNGHVTLFRHSTSDNYYPYIPGLYSLRVETSDGRTFYTLVKVISNRLFDDQLATMRSDVEGKLKGVALDVIRKQHSPKSLAALRIDPVLFRQYQVLQHYFADIYAIVSDLAKKVRSSVAKEYQMQPAEMPAHVDVVSIQHRLKRPDTMNLVKSVHKRINYDLPENQMLKAILEKWNRLLHEFVACMDTTIKGLSSRKDYSFSISLPLERKRRLVEELKEYRGKAMRMSGALSLVKSSHWYREVSYKKALAVPTVMFVDVRYRKLYQIDQALQGDEIPVHTGLGQQWKRTDQLYEIWGWLQVVDVFGEMGSGEDGQRGSFEITSKPVAKDNMIQYRFGDISLHITYDGTIPSHPEATDKWTVPVYTTGTNNNPDVRMDLFLREIYIGTIMIDMKYRKRHALTDSMRQLTSYADNVRSPYIYGKKRWQKYRPVHQVLVLYPEKHGGIEVEELDGKSISLVPLTPAEDQTVFQETLRWLVAEMLLEAEEEGIQ; encoded by the coding sequence ATGGATACACCATGTAGCACGCAGCCTTTTTCGGTTATTTTTACACATGTTTTTCAAAATGGATCTCGGGAGGATACCGAGGTTCAAAGCTTTGTCGAGCATCTCTCAGATTGGGATGAAAGCGTACATGTCTACACGGCGATTCGGGAGAATGTGAACCTTGAGCTGCGGTTTCGATGTGAGGATCAGGGTGCAAGATGTTATATGGACGGATTTGATGGGCTAGGGGATAACAGATTGTTGGTTGATCAGGAGTCAGAGGAGAATTATCTTGGTTGCAATGGCCATGTAACACTCTTCAGGCATTCTACTTCTGATAATTATTATCCCTATATTCCCGGTCTGTACAGCTTGAGGGTGGAAACGTCAGATGGGAGGACGTTTTATACGCTCGTAAAGGTTATTTCGAACAGACTTTTTGACGATCAGCTTGCAACGATGCGCTCTGATGTAGAAGGAAAACTAAAGGGTGTTGCCCTCGACGTCATCCGCAAACAGCATAGCCCGAAGAGTTTAGCGGCCTTGCGGATTGATCCGGTATTGTTTCGTCAGTACCAGGTGCTGCAGCATTATTTTGCGGATATATACGCCATTGTTTCTGATCTAGCCAAAAAGGTGCGGTCGTCGGTCGCGAAGGAATACCAGATGCAACCAGCTGAAATGCCGGCGCATGTAGATGTTGTGTCCATTCAGCATCGACTGAAACGGCCAGACACGATGAATCTGGTGAAATCGGTGCATAAACGCATTAATTATGACCTGCCGGAAAATCAGATGTTGAAGGCGATTTTGGAAAAATGGAACAGGTTGTTGCATGAGTTTGTGGCTTGTATGGACACGACCATTAAAGGGTTATCGAGTCGTAAGGATTATTCCTTCTCCATTTCTCTTCCATTAGAGAGGAAACGGCGCCTTGTGGAGGAGTTAAAGGAGTATCGTGGAAAAGCGATGCGCATGAGTGGCGCGTTAAGTCTGGTTAAATCCAGCCATTGGTATCGGGAGGTGTCTTATAAAAAGGCACTTGCGGTTCCGACGGTCATGTTTGTGGATGTAAGGTACCGAAAGCTTTATCAAATCGACCAGGCTCTTCAAGGGGATGAGATTCCCGTTCACACAGGGCTTGGACAGCAGTGGAAACGAACCGATCAGTTATATGAGATTTGGGGTTGGCTGCAGGTGGTGGATGTGTTTGGCGAGATGGGCAGTGGTGAGGACGGGCAACGTGGCAGCTTCGAGATAACTAGTAAGCCTGTTGCAAAGGATAATATGATTCAGTATAGGTTTGGCGATATCTCACTGCATATTACCTATGACGGAACCATCCCAAGCCATCCAGAAGCAACGGATAAATGGACGGTACCTGTGTATACGACTGGTACAAATAATAACCCGGATGTACGGATGGATCTGTTCTTGCGGGAGATCTATATTGGCACCATTATGATTGACATGAAGTATCGCAAGCGTCATGCGCTGACAGATTCAATGAGGCAGCTGACAAGCTATGCCGATAATGTCAGGTCTCCGTATATCTATGGGAAAAAGCGATGGCAGAAGTATCGTCCGGTGCACCAGGTGCTTGTGTTATATCCGGAAAAGCATGGTGGAATTGAAGTGGAGGAGCTGGACGGGAAAAGTATTAGTCTTGTCCCATTGACGCCTGCAGAAGATCAGACTGTTTTCCAAGAGACATTACGGTGGCTTGTGGCGGAAATGCTGTTGGAGGCAGAGGAAGAAGGGATACAGTAG
- a CDS encoding sensor histidine kinase: MKTSFIYWVALGALLFLHMHALLEEWIAFYVSLVVAAALSFYFHRKIAVEMEGLDWKANSGLWCVQVIVVAVALGVNLPAWLAVGPLIALIACEYVRISIGHYFTRLHRDLAQHEEQRAHINETFRIVRSERHDFLKHVSAVHFMLENRKAEEAKLYLDDLVENYEETNYSIRGERGVVAGVLHQMYRRGKASGISMVYDLDLPLSTLPIGDQKIVALLGNMLSNSLDACEEWQRECGEQAILTLQFYKRSGLYMLICKNNTLPVPVDVLDSLFATYGHTTKGVDHEGLGTKIIKDIVEDHQGFLDFVCKNEEFTVKIKVPAIR, translated from the coding sequence TTGAAGACTTCCTTTATTTACTGGGTGGCGCTGGGGGCGCTCTTATTTTTACATATGCATGCTCTTTTAGAAGAGTGGATTGCGTTTTATGTTAGTTTAGTGGTTGCCGCAGCTCTTTCATTTTATTTTCATAGAAAAATAGCAGTTGAGATGGAAGGTTTAGATTGGAAAGCCAACAGCGGGCTTTGGTGTGTGCAAGTTATCGTGGTGGCGGTTGCTTTAGGGGTGAACCTTCCTGCATGGTTGGCGGTAGGACCACTAATCGCATTAATTGCATGCGAATACGTCCGGATATCGATTGGTCACTATTTTACTAGATTGCACCGGGACCTTGCTCAACACGAAGAGCAACGAGCTCATATCAATGAAACGTTCCGGATCGTCCGCAGCGAGCGCCATGATTTCCTCAAGCACGTATCTGCCGTCCACTTTATGCTTGAGAACCGTAAGGCAGAAGAGGCTAAATTGTATCTCGATGATCTAGTGGAAAACTATGAAGAAACAAACTATTCCATTAGAGGAGAGCGCGGAGTAGTCGCTGGCGTTCTTCATCAAATGTATCGGCGTGGAAAAGCTTCAGGAATTAGTATGGTATATGATTTAGACTTGCCTTTGTCTACATTGCCTATTGGCGACCAGAAGATCGTTGCTCTACTTGGAAATATGTTAAGCAATAGTTTAGATGCATGCGAAGAATGGCAGCGTGAGTGCGGGGAGCAGGCAATATTGACCTTACAGTTTTATAAACGCAGCGGCCTGTATATGCTAATCTGCAAAAATAACACCTTGCCTGTACCGGTTGACGTGTTGGACTCCTTGTTCGCTACTTATGGACATACAACTAAGGGCGTGGATCACGAAGGGTTAGGTACGAAAATAATCAAGGATATCGTCGAGGATCACCAAGGTTTCTTGGATTTTGTGTGTAAAAACGAGGAATTTACCGTGAAAATTAAAGTGCCGGCGATACGGTAG
- a CDS encoding LytR/AlgR family response regulator transcription factor encodes MRVGLVDDRYIDLDKLNGIVAAVPNVEIVFSTQSAEEAYDYIKKEAVDLLIADIEMPNLSGYELADIIHSHALNIAVIFVTGSSGYAVHAFELNVHDYIMKPYPKDRLVKSIERLLEKSKSAEIAGRLYLKQKNDIHIVQKKDIVFIERSGRSTTIYTKGGPIKTYQTLNELEGELRERDFLRSHRSFIINIHHVKNFSLYAKNSYIVTFEGMEEQAMITKDKVDFLQENYF; translated from the coding sequence ATGCGAGTTGGTCTTGTAGATGACAGATACATAGATTTGGACAAACTAAATGGAATTGTGGCAGCCGTTCCGAATGTGGAGATCGTCTTCTCTACTCAATCTGCCGAAGAAGCCTATGATTATATAAAAAAAGAAGCCGTGGACCTTTTGATTGCAGATATTGAAATGCCAAACCTTTCCGGCTATGAACTAGCAGACATCATCCACTCACACGCATTGAATATCGCAGTTATATTTGTCACTGGCAGCAGTGGTTATGCCGTCCACGCCTTCGAATTGAACGTGCACGACTACATCATGAAGCCCTATCCAAAAGACCGTCTGGTGAAAAGCATAGAAAGATTATTGGAAAAATCCAAGTCTGCCGAGATCGCCGGCAGACTCTATCTTAAACAAAAAAACGACATCCACATCGTTCAAAAAAAGGACATTGTTTTTATTGAAAGATCTGGCCGCTCCACCACCATCTACACAAAAGGCGGCCCTATCAAAACCTACCAAACATTAAATGAACTAGAAGGAGAACTGCGCGAGCGAGACTTTCTCCGCTCCCACCGTTCTTTCATCATTAACATTCATCACGTGAAAAACTTCTCCCTCTATGCGAAGAACTCATACATCGTAACGTTTGAAGGCATGGAGGAACAGGCAATGATCACAAAAGATAAAGTGGACTTTCTGCAAGAGAACTATTTCTAA
- a CDS encoding ATP-binding cassette domain-containing protein has translation MIEINQVTKKFQDKKAYVTALKHVTFTVNKGQVVGLLGENGAGKTTLLRSIATLLTPTEGSISVAGFDTVKNSDSIKRKIGVLFGGETGLYDRLTARENLEYFAALYGMSKHETKVRIEDLAKMFGMKDYLNRKVGGFSKGMRQKVAIARTLIHNPDIILFDEPTTGLDITSSNVFRQLVHQLKHDGKTIIFSSHIMEEVSLLCDTVAMMHKGELVHHGSLEALYKSEGSRDLNYIFMSKLVRGNEDYAS, from the coding sequence ATGATTGAAATTAATCAAGTAACAAAGAAATTTCAAGATAAAAAGGCGTATGTGACGGCGCTTAAGCATGTAACATTTACGGTGAATAAAGGGCAGGTAGTCGGTTTGCTAGGGGAGAACGGTGCGGGAAAGACGACTTTATTAAGATCTATTGCAACGTTATTAACTCCGACAGAAGGGTCCATCAGTGTGGCGGGTTTTGATACCGTAAAAAATTCAGACTCTATTAAAAGAAAAATCGGAGTACTGTTCGGGGGGGAAACGGGCTTGTATGACCGACTGACTGCTCGTGAGAACCTGGAGTACTTTGCGGCCTTATACGGAATGAGCAAGCATGAGACAAAGGTGCGGATTGAGGATTTGGCGAAAATGTTCGGGATGAAAGATTACTTGAATCGGAAGGTCGGCGGCTTTTCGAAAGGAATGCGTCAAAAGGTGGCAATAGCCCGCACGTTGATTCACAATCCGGATATCATTTTGTTCGATGAGCCAACAACGGGTTTGGATATAACGTCTTCTAATGTATTCCGCCAGCTTGTCCATCAGTTGAAGCATGATGGAAAAACAATCATTTTCTCTAGCCACATCATGGAAGAAGTGAGCTTGCTGTGCGATACGGTGGCAATGATGCATAAAGGAGAACTTGTCCACCATGGCTCTTTGGAAGCCTTATATAAATCAGAAGGTTCTCGTGACCTTAACTATATTTTCATGAGTAAACTTGTAAGGGGGAACGAAGACTATGCTTCGTAA
- a CDS encoding ABC transporter permease, whose amino-acid sequence MLRKIYFKEMKDSFRDRRTLLLTVLLPIVMMTGLVLFYESMLSDGEGETYTLAVNEEFGAEEEALFAGVENIEFLKAEDPEALLEEGEAQAVLIIENGFFGKVENGEATVVTLIGNSFSQSSSMLMGEVTSVLGAYEKLVIADRLEAEGTPQELVQPFTIEQKELTEETAGVNMVAMLVPLILALAIGIGAGPSASDLFAGEKEKKTMEALLMTPVNRMTLLLAKWLTISTIGALTGIVTLIVVALEITFLTENMKNAISFGENVYLVVGFAIFVSVVYAMFIATLQMITSIMGKTVKESQSYSTPIMMIAVFPIMIISGIGINELSFEHFAIPIMNIFTVLKELSFGIINYEHLAIMIGSNLTCIIVAFVIARIMFLKDKWVMN is encoded by the coding sequence ATGCTTCGTAAAATATACTTTAAAGAAATGAAAGATTCATTCCGAGATAGAAGGACACTATTATTGACCGTTTTATTGCCGATTGTGATGATGACAGGACTTGTATTATTTTACGAAAGCATGTTGTCAGATGGGGAAGGGGAAACTTATACCCTAGCTGTGAATGAAGAGTTTGGTGCAGAGGAAGAAGCTTTGTTTGCTGGAGTGGAAAATATTGAATTTTTAAAAGCGGAAGATCCAGAAGCGTTGTTGGAAGAAGGAGAAGCGCAGGCTGTATTGATTATAGAAAACGGATTTTTTGGAAAAGTTGAAAATGGCGAAGCGACTGTTGTGACACTTATAGGTAATTCTTTTAGTCAAAGCTCTTCCATGCTAATGGGGGAGGTCACTAGTGTTCTTGGAGCCTATGAAAAATTGGTGATTGCAGATCGACTAGAAGCAGAAGGTACGCCTCAGGAGCTTGTTCAACCATTTACGATTGAGCAGAAGGAACTGACAGAGGAGACAGCAGGTGTAAACATGGTTGCCATGCTTGTACCGTTAATTTTAGCTTTAGCGATTGGAATTGGAGCAGGCCCTTCAGCCTCTGATTTGTTTGCGGGAGAAAAAGAGAAGAAAACGATGGAAGCGTTATTGATGACACCAGTAAACCGAATGACTTTGTTACTTGCTAAATGGTTAACTATTTCAACGATTGGTGCACTGACTGGTATTGTCACGTTGATTGTAGTTGCGCTGGAAATCACCTTCTTAACGGAAAATATGAAAAATGCCATTTCGTTTGGTGAAAATGTTTACTTAGTGGTCGGATTTGCAATCTTCGTATCGGTTGTCTATGCCATGTTCATTGCTACGTTGCAAATGATCACAAGCATCATGGGTAAAACAGTAAAAGAATCACAAAGCTATAGCACCCCAATTATGATGATCGCCGTGTTCCCAATCATGATTATCTCTGGTATTGGAATCAATGAACTATCATTTGAACACTTTGCGATACCAATCATGAACATCTTCACCGTACTAAAAGAACTAAGCTTCGGCATCATCAACTACGAACACCTCGCCATCATGATCGGCAGCAACCTAACCTGCATCATCGTCGCATTTGTGATCGCTAGGATTATGTTCTTGAAGGACAAATGGGTGATGAACTGA